The following proteins are encoded in a genomic region of Cryptomeria japonica chromosome 11, Sugi_1.0, whole genome shotgun sequence:
- the LOC131860363 gene encoding uncharacterized protein LOC131860363, with translation MSFIGQTLLQNIDSRLRQAFPEKSNMSFGGRSIILLGDLGQLPPVSDKPPYDSNVRAKLLWQEFKIVVTLDKVFRQDGETEDQQRFCQLLTNIRDAHPTIDDWKLLMTRIDASLHPTIKEEFDNNIHLFATNDNMHNHNRKKLYALRRPIARSIASKEGSTNLAGGQNDELDVELLICKDARVMLTSNLWIEVGLVNGALGYI, from the coding sequence atgagtttTATTGGACAAACTTTGTTACAAAATATTGATTCAAGACTACGTCAAGCttttcctgaaaaatcaaacatgAGTTTTGGTGGAAGATCAATCATTTTGTTAGGAGATTTGGGACAACTACCTCCTGTTAGTGACAAACCACCTTATGATAGTAATGTGCGTGCAAAATTATTATGGCAAGAGTTTAAGATAGTTGTTACTTTGGATAAGGTGTTTAGACAAGATGGAGAAACTGAAGACCAACAAAGGTTTTGCCAATTACTCACAAATATTAGAGATGCACATCCAACTATAGATGATTGGAAATTATTGATGACAAGAATAGATGCTTCATTACATCCAACAATTAAGGAGGAGTTTGATAATAATATTCATCTATTTGCAACAAATGACAATATGCATAACCATAATAGAAAAAAGTTATATGCATTAAGAAGACCAATAGCCCGAAGCATTGCAAGTAAAGAAGGTAGTACTAATCTAGCAGGAGGTCAAAATGATGAGTTAGATGTTGAATTATTAATTTGTAAGGATGCAAGGGTCATGTTAACATCTAATTTATGGATAGAAGTGGGTCTTGTGAATGGAGCTTTAGGATACATCTGA
- the LOC131046253 gene encoding uncharacterized protein LOC131046253, which yields MVEFDNYFGLPFEDASPNLIPISPIQRGRTRKLPLRLAWALTIHKSQGLTLSKATIDIGPRERAGLTFVAISRVKALDGIRISPPFSYDRYEKMKTGKQLAKRKAEEERLKSLET from the coding sequence AtggttgaatttgacaattattttggACTTCCTTTTGAAGATGCATCTCCTAATTTGATTCCTATTTCACCAATACAAAGGGGCCGTACACGTAAATTGCCACTACGATTGGCTTGGGCACTAACAATCCATAAATCACAAGGATTGACTCTTTCAAAGGCAACAATTGACATAGGACCAAGAGAAAGGGCAGGATTAACATTTGTTGCTATATCACGTGTTAAGGCCTTGGATGGAATTAGAATCTCACCACCATTTTCATATGATCGTTATGAAAAAATGAAGACAGGAAAGCAACTTGCCAAAAGGAAAGCAGAGGAAGAAAGACTCAAATCTTTGGAAACATAA